In a single window of the uncultured Dysgonomonas sp. genome:
- a CDS encoding glycosyltransferase, with translation MKVLQTIAGLSAKSGGVSTCVYDLISAIRNQAGDVDLLTPQVTLLMGNEPWIKALPYDYISPYGFSRNLTRFLEQNKYDIYHTNGLWMHINHTTCSIARKKGKPYIITPHGMLYPQALARSAWKKRLLLNLGFRKDIAEAAVIQATCMDEFLYYRDLGFTNPVAIIPNPVPHPTCLSKIETVRDKRRIGYLGRLHPRKRVKELIEAWILLGCNVNDAELIIMGVGEQSYERELHNLVRKKGLKNVIFTGFIQGKEKFEKLASLTALCVPSDFENFGMIIPEALSAGTPVITSRGTPWQILNERKCGWWIDNDVATLSSAIQLAFSKTDIEIAEMGQYGRILVEENFSDERVAKKMLRLYDYISDGGEKPEFIYE, from the coding sequence ATGAAAGTTCTGCAAACAATTGCGGGGCTCAGTGCGAAATCGGGTGGAGTCTCAACCTGTGTCTATGACCTTATCTCAGCCATCCGGAACCAGGCAGGAGATGTCGATCTCCTCACTCCGCAAGTCACCCTGCTAATGGGGAACGAACCATGGATAAAAGCGCTGCCATATGATTATATATCGCCTTATGGTTTTTCGCGTAATCTTACACGGTTTCTAGAGCAGAACAAATACGATATTTACCATACTAACGGACTTTGGATGCACATCAACCACACCACGTGTAGTATTGCCAGAAAGAAAGGAAAACCGTATATTATCACACCTCATGGCATGCTCTACCCACAGGCTTTAGCACGGTCGGCGTGGAAAAAGAGACTGCTATTAAACCTTGGATTCAGAAAAGATATTGCAGAAGCTGCGGTTATTCAGGCAACATGTATGGATGAATTTCTTTATTATCGTGATTTGGGATTTACCAATCCGGTAGCCATAATTCCTAATCCGGTACCTCACCCGACTTGTTTGTCCAAAATAGAAACTGTACGGGACAAACGAAGAATTGGTTATCTGGGTCGTCTGCATCCCCGAAAAAGAGTGAAGGAGCTGATAGAGGCCTGGATATTACTTGGCTGCAACGTCAACGATGCGGAGTTGATAATAATGGGGGTAGGGGAGCAGTCTTATGAGCGGGAGTTACACAATCTGGTTCGAAAAAAGGGGCTTAAGAATGTGATTTTTACTGGATTTATTCAGGGGAAAGAGAAGTTTGAAAAATTAGCCTCCCTTACTGCTCTATGTGTTCCAAGCGACTTTGAGAATTTTGGGATGATTATACCTGAGGCTCTCTCTGCCGGGACACCAGTTATTACAAGCAGAGGTACTCCATGGCAGATTCTTAATGAACGAAAATGTGGCTGGTGGATCGACAATGATGTAGCTACGCTTTCCTCAGCAATTCAACTGGCATTTTCTAAAACCGATATAGAAATAGCTGAAATGGGGCAATATGGAAGAATACTCGTTGAAGAAAATTTCAGTGATGAAAGAGTGGCAAAAAAAATGCTCCGCCTTTACGACTATATATCTGATGGAGGGGAAAAGCCTGAATTTATATATGAATAA
- a CDS encoding glycosyltransferase family 2 protein produces MLDLTVIILTKDEQLHIKRCLECVNQLARKIYVVDCFSTDRTQEIARSLGAEVVEKQWPGNQAAQFNWALKHLSIDTEWVLRLDADEYLLPELIEELQNKIPLVTQDVTGIVFNRRHIFMGRWMKRGIYPVKMLRMFRKGKAVCEQRLMDEHLRISEGRTQEYENDFCDHNLNDISWFCHKHVNYAIREAAEMLDLEYNLSGFTSEGTTNGLSEQTLEKRQKKLKYACQPLFWRSFTYFMYRYIIRGAWREGKEGFIFTFIQGWWYRTLVDANIYEIKKKCGMDKEKICNLLADKYHISIRKR; encoded by the coding sequence ATGCTTGACCTTACGGTTATTATTCTTACCAAAGACGAACAATTGCACATCAAACGGTGCTTGGAGTGTGTAAATCAATTAGCCCGGAAAATATATGTAGTGGACTGTTTTTCTACAGACAGAACGCAAGAAATAGCCCGTTCGCTTGGAGCTGAAGTAGTGGAAAAGCAATGGCCGGGTAATCAGGCGGCACAATTTAATTGGGCTTTGAAACATCTTTCCATTGACACAGAGTGGGTTCTACGGTTAGATGCCGATGAATATCTTTTACCTGAACTAATTGAAGAACTGCAAAATAAAATCCCCCTTGTAACACAGGATGTTACCGGTATTGTGTTCAATCGCCGGCATATTTTCATGGGGCGATGGATGAAGCGAGGCATTTATCCGGTAAAAATGCTCAGAATGTTTCGCAAAGGAAAGGCGGTATGTGAGCAGCGACTGATGGATGAACACCTCAGGATTTCAGAAGGACGAACGCAGGAATACGAGAATGATTTCTGCGATCATAACCTCAATGATATATCATGGTTTTGCCACAAGCATGTAAATTATGCAATACGTGAGGCTGCCGAAATGCTTGATCTGGAATATAATCTGTCTGGTTTTACCAGTGAAGGTACAACCAATGGACTTAGTGAGCAAACGTTGGAAAAACGGCAAAAAAAACTCAAATATGCTTGTCAACCACTGTTCTGGCGATCCTTCACTTACTTCATGTATCGCTATATTATCAGGGGTGCATGGCGAGAGGGTAAGGAGGGCTTTATCTTCACCTTTATTCAGGGGTGGTGGTATCGGACATTAGTTGATGCCAATATATATGAAATAAAGAAGAAATGTGGAATGGACAAAGAGAAAATTTGCAATTTATTAGCGGACAAATATCATATTTCCATAAGAAAGCGCTGA
- a CDS encoding O-antigen ligase family protein, with the protein MSAIGKYALLLLLIGNLASQYVPFNPIAGIIFYGTLVLGAMYCIYNCKGLFIKDNIKAVSFIFVFVTIYLLYQFTFGLFYIEKISLMYLAAKITVLLIIFWGITLHYEFYYRKIIPYLSITIAILIVYGLFFHNYIVHGRFTLGFGNPNSTSAIAAIGFAAFLLIKMPSKYISIAGVIICLFGVLAGGSRASIMVCMIALFFKYRFSVKTVVLIIGCLLIALYIIPMTGYKVIGLDRIMDVFANGNFVGSRQDVRRATMMMINEHPVIGWGLRTGIQGEAAKLTTMGAHNGYLDTIKAIGYPYAAILFGACIYIFYRMRLLFKEKSPYVKFHLFVIISVLLAAMYESYIIGVNQIITNLLFVSVAVLEYRCYYNIQDEDTEEH; encoded by the coding sequence ATGAGTGCAATCGGTAAATACGCTTTATTACTACTTTTGATAGGGAATCTGGCCAGTCAATATGTCCCTTTCAATCCCATAGCCGGCATAATTTTTTATGGTACTCTTGTATTAGGTGCTATGTATTGTATATATAACTGTAAAGGACTTTTTATAAAAGATAATATTAAAGCTGTTTCTTTTATTTTTGTTTTTGTCACTATCTACCTTTTATATCAATTCACTTTCGGACTATTTTATATTGAAAAAATAAGCCTGATGTATCTTGCAGCAAAGATAACGGTTCTACTCATTATCTTTTGGGGTATTACGCTCCATTATGAGTTCTATTATCGTAAGATAATACCTTATTTATCTATTACAATAGCTATTCTTATAGTCTATGGGCTTTTTTTCCATAATTATATTGTTCATGGACGTTTTACTCTGGGCTTTGGTAACCCAAACAGTACGAGTGCCATAGCAGCCATTGGGTTTGCAGCATTTTTATTAATAAAAATGCCAAGTAAATACATAAGCATTGCAGGTGTAATAATATGCCTGTTTGGAGTTCTCGCCGGTGGAAGCCGTGCTTCTATAATGGTGTGTATGATTGCTTTATTTTTCAAGTATAGATTTTCGGTAAAAACAGTTGTTTTGATTATCGGATGTCTGCTTATCGCTCTTTATATAATCCCTATGACGGGATACAAAGTAATCGGACTGGATAGAATCATGGATGTTTTTGCAAACGGAAACTTTGTCGGGTCACGTCAGGATGTCCGAAGAGCCACAATGATGATGATTAACGAGCATCCGGTTATAGGCTGGGGCTTAAGAACGGGTATCCAGGGAGAGGCTGCTAAACTTACCACAATGGGGGCGCATAACGGCTATTTGGATACGATAAAAGCTATAGGATATCCATATGCGGCTATTTTATTTGGAGCATGCATATACATCTTTTATCGTATGCGGTTATTGTTCAAAGAAAAATCACCATACGTGAAGTTTCATCTGTTTGTAATAATATCCGTTTTGTTGGCTGCCATGTATGAGTCATATATAATAGGTGTAAATCAGATTATTACAAATCTGCTGTTTGTGTCAGTCGCTGTTTTGGAATATCGTTGTTATTATAATATTCAAGATGAAGACACTGAAGAACATTAA
- a CDS encoding acyltransferase family protein, with translation MNKISPYLSQKLRILSFVAILMVIYAHMYYTEGVAYDILRFFETFIGDGLCLVAVPLFYAISGYLFFGKVPDGIRSIFPKMRKRIHTLLIPYFLANTLTFLFYITLNFIALNIPAIDSVLNFRVLNTINKGLIETLALTYISPPIAFQLWFVRNLMVIILFSPFIYLWLHYTVKAKTKYGLTSYIIIWFLLFLFGAGNGYTVALIWFSLGGFMALSTIEFHWTIRIPDVVFLSVYLCLSVFHALNLLSPIITQWIPLFGIPAIWFSYDRLTRGKLIKNRIPGELCSYTFFVYLIHEPLLNIFKKLPLLISKNEYWMTACYLLIPIIFVIVACIIGHYFKKYIPKFYTIYTGGR, from the coding sequence ATGAATAAAATATCACCCTATCTGAGTCAGAAACTTCGTATATTGTCTTTTGTGGCAATACTCATGGTAATATATGCACACATGTATTATACCGAAGGGGTGGCCTATGACATTCTTCGTTTCTTCGAAACCTTTATCGGAGATGGCCTGTGCCTTGTAGCAGTCCCTTTGTTCTATGCGATTTCCGGCTATTTGTTTTTTGGGAAAGTACCTGACGGTATCCGTTCCATTTTCCCGAAAATGCGTAAGCGTATACATACATTGCTTATACCTTACTTTTTAGCCAATACGCTAACATTCCTTTTCTATATCACGCTGAATTTCATTGCACTGAACATTCCAGCAATTGATTCTGTTTTAAATTTCAGAGTATTGAATACTATCAATAAAGGATTAATTGAAACATTGGCCCTCACATACATCAGTCCGCCTATTGCATTTCAGTTATGGTTTGTCCGTAATTTAATGGTAATAATATTATTTTCACCTTTTATCTACCTATGGCTGCATTATACAGTAAAGGCAAAAACTAAGTACGGTCTCACCTCTTACATTATTATTTGGTTCCTTTTATTTTTGTTTGGTGCCGGAAATGGTTATACCGTAGCATTGATATGGTTTTCATTAGGTGGATTCATGGCCTTATCCACAATAGAATTTCATTGGACAATAAGAATACCGGATGTTGTTTTCTTATCTGTTTATCTTTGTTTGTCGGTGTTTCATGCCTTAAATCTGCTCTCCCCGATAATAACTCAGTGGATTCCTCTTTTTGGTATTCCGGCTATTTGGTTTAGCTATGACCGGCTGACGCGTGGAAAATTGATAAAGAACCGGATTCCGGGTGAACTGTGTAGCTACACATTCTTTGTCTACCTGATCCACGAGCCACTTCTCAATATATTCAAGAAGCTACCACTACTGATTTCCAAAAATGAATATTGGATGACAGCTTGCTATCTGCTGATCCCGATAATATTCGTTATTGTGGCCTGCATAATCGGGCATTATTTTAAGAAATATATTCCAAAATTCTATACTATTTATACAGGTGGAAGATGA
- a CDS encoding glycosyltransferase family 2 protein yields MLISIITVTYNSETTIRDTIESVLSQTYRNIQYIIVDGASKDNTMGIVKEYEPRFAGRMQWISESDNGIYDAMNKGIAMATGDVVGILNSDDFYTSDRILDILIRELRLSNVDAVYGDIHYVKHNRLDKCVRYYSSAGFRRWKMRMGWMPAHPSFYCRKSVYDRHGTFDCTFKIGADFENLLRLIFVNRIQIKYVPLDCVTMRTGGASTLGVSSHMQILRDHMLAYKKNGIYSNHILESSRYIEKVLQISFNKLKRDF; encoded by the coding sequence ATGTTAATATCAATTATAACAGTCACTTACAATAGTGAAACAACAATAAGGGATACTATTGAAAGTGTCTTGTCTCAGACTTACCGGAATATTCAATACATTATTGTTGACGGGGCATCAAAGGACAACACAATGGGTATCGTCAAAGAATATGAGCCCCGATTTGCTGGCAGAATGCAGTGGATTAGTGAATCCGATAATGGCATATATGATGCGATGAACAAAGGCATAGCAATGGCTACGGGCGATGTGGTAGGCATCCTTAATAGTGATGATTTCTATACATCTGACAGGATTCTCGACATTCTTATCAGAGAACTCAGGTTATCAAATGTGGATGCAGTGTATGGAGATATTCATTATGTGAAGCATAATCGTCTGGATAAATGCGTACGCTACTATTCATCTGCAGGTTTCCGGAGATGGAAGATGCGGATGGGATGGATGCCAGCTCACCCTTCATTCTATTGTAGAAAATCGGTGTATGACAGACATGGTACTTTTGATTGTACCTTTAAAATCGGTGCAGATTTTGAAAATCTCCTTCGGTTGATCTTTGTGAATAGGATTCAGATAAAATATGTGCCGCTAGATTGTGTGACAATGCGTACCGGAGGGGCTTCCACATTAGGTGTATCAAGCCATATGCAGATATTGAGGGATCATATGCTGGCATACAAAAAGAATGGAATTTATTCAAATCATATATTGGAAAGCTCCCGTTACATAGAGAAAGTTTTACAAATATCATTTAATAAACTGAAAAGAGATTTTTAA
- a CDS encoding putative colanic acid biosynthesis acetyltransferase yields MNEIDLSKYVNPFGTKHQAIRFIWSIVWALFASWLPRSLGSKWKRFLLRFFGAEIDATAVIYSSARIYYPANLIMEHYSCLASEVNCYNVALVKIGANSTVSQGAYLCTASHDITNRLHPLITAPIVIEDQAWVATGAFVGMGVTIRQGAVVGACAAVFRDVEPWTVVGGNPAKFIKRRVIQDA; encoded by the coding sequence ATGAATGAAATTGACTTATCCAAATATGTAAACCCATTCGGGACGAAGCATCAGGCTATACGTTTTATATGGTCAATTGTTTGGGCACTCTTTGCCAGTTGGCTACCACGTAGCCTTGGTAGCAAATGGAAGCGTTTTTTACTCCGGTTTTTTGGTGCGGAGATAGATGCAACCGCCGTGATTTATTCATCTGCAAGGATATACTATCCGGCAAATCTGATAATGGAACATTATTCTTGTCTGGCTTCGGAGGTAAATTGCTACAATGTCGCCCTTGTTAAAATCGGAGCAAATTCAACAGTATCGCAAGGAGCTTATCTCTGTACAGCAAGCCATGATATAACTAATCGACTGCACCCATTGATTACAGCTCCTATCGTCATAGAAGATCAGGCATGGGTCGCTACGGGTGCTTTTGTGGGCATGGGAGTTACTATTAGGCAGGGGGCAGTTGTGGGTGCCTGTGCCGCCGTATTCAGGGATGTGGAACCATGGACAGTAGTCGGTGGTAATCCAGCTAAATTCATAAAAAGAAGAGTTATACAAGATGCTTGA
- a CDS encoding alpha-1,2-fucosyltransferase — MKTLKNINLYDYPRLSDKDFGWIRLSGPGLANCMFVAARAYINSQIYGTTFIAPTWCKISIGPWLRDEKDKRIYNRLFESIGISGTKKLVLIIKSRLFKTSNIRIVSGLADYFVDLNRHYPLVKDYFDKIVREETISNVSEAQLSNTIAVHVRLGDYSPEYRIDIDWYKGIIENILIENKKQRFLVFSDGTDNELAPLLKISNVKRVFFGNAFADIYAISKCKFTIASDSTFSAWGAFLGQKPIIFSRRHFPPVYRGDIPESVLGQSTEIPNKFKNLLNYET; from the coding sequence ATGAAGACACTGAAGAACATTAATTTGTACGATTATCCTCGACTTTCAGATAAAGATTTCGGCTGGATAAGGCTTTCCGGGCCGGGGCTGGCTAATTGTATGTTTGTTGCGGCCCGCGCATATATCAATTCCCAAATATACGGGACTACGTTTATTGCACCCACCTGGTGTAAAATAAGTATTGGGCCATGGCTTCGCGACGAAAAAGACAAACGGATATATAACCGTTTGTTTGAGAGTATAGGTATTTCCGGAACTAAAAAGTTGGTATTGATAATAAAAAGCCGCTTGTTCAAAACTTCCAATATAAGAATTGTTTCGGGGCTTGCTGATTATTTCGTTGATTTGAACAGGCACTATCCGCTAGTTAAAGATTATTTTGATAAAATAGTAAGAGAAGAAACTATCTCTAACGTATCGGAAGCTCAACTGTCCAACACAATAGCAGTTCATGTCCGTTTAGGCGATTATAGCCCTGAATACCGGATTGATATAGATTGGTATAAAGGAATAATTGAAAATATTCTGATCGAAAATAAAAAACAGCGATTCCTCGTTTTTTCAGATGGAACAGACAACGAACTGGCACCCCTTCTAAAGATATCTAATGTGAAGCGGGTATTCTTCGGAAATGCTTTCGCCGATATATATGCCATCAGTAAATGCAAGTTTACAATAGCTTCAGATTCTACCTTCTCGGCATGGGGTGCCTTTCTGGGGCAAAAACCGATTATTTTCAGCCGAAGGCATTTCCCTCCGGTATATCGGGGCGATATTCCCGAGTCGGTTTTAGGACAATCCACTGAAATCCCCAATAAGTTTAAAAATTTGCTGAATTATGAAACGTAA
- a CDS encoding glycosyltransferase, whose product MKRKYDFVYLTNTPSFYKLNLCNEIAGSHTLLLVLYGYDTEAVNAKLNDKKDWKFDFEFIYNGNARRHNMVLSFFRLLKLMKSIDTKKILFAGWLAPEYNLYSFISPRRKNVMVCESSVFDVSFAGLAGWAKRRIINRMNATLPSGQPHAELFKSVGFNGTQHITGSVGIFHKPGKKPKVCHNPLRYIYVGRLIDAKNIDLLIDVFNRNGKFLTIVGQGILESGLKAKAKGNITFTGFVDNHKLGGVYQAHDVFILPSKYEPWGLVVEEAIYWGLPVIVSDKVGSSVDLVKNLGTGCIFQSGNSDGLIDAIADMEINYQKYKHSTDRVCFAERDRLQILTYLKLLEE is encoded by the coding sequence ATGAAACGTAAATATGACTTTGTGTATCTAACGAATACACCTTCGTTTTACAAACTTAATCTTTGCAACGAAATAGCCGGAAGTCACACTCTGCTGTTAGTACTTTATGGTTACGATACGGAAGCTGTGAACGCAAAACTTAATGATAAAAAAGACTGGAAGTTCGACTTCGAATTTATATACAATGGAAATGCCCGGCGGCATAATATGGTTCTGTCATTCTTCCGTCTCTTGAAGTTGATGAAATCGATTGATACAAAAAAAATATTGTTTGCCGGTTGGTTAGCACCCGAATATAATTTATATAGTTTCATATCGCCGAGACGAAAGAATGTTATGGTCTGTGAATCCTCCGTTTTCGATGTGTCATTTGCCGGACTTGCCGGATGGGCAAAGCGTAGAATTATTAATCGTATGAATGCCACATTACCATCGGGACAACCTCATGCCGAACTATTCAAGTCCGTTGGATTCAATGGAACACAACATATTACCGGAAGTGTAGGCATATTCCATAAACCCGGAAAGAAGCCGAAAGTATGCCACAATCCATTGCGATATATTTATGTAGGACGATTGATAGATGCAAAAAATATAGATTTACTCATAGATGTCTTCAACCGGAACGGGAAATTTTTAACCATTGTAGGGCAAGGTATATTAGAAAGCGGATTGAAAGCTAAAGCAAAAGGCAATATTACATTTACCGGCTTTGTCGATAACCATAAACTAGGCGGGGTATATCAAGCTCACGATGTCTTTATTCTTCCATCGAAATACGAGCCGTGGGGATTGGTCGTCGAAGAAGCGATCTATTGGGGACTACCTGTTATTGTCAGCGATAAAGTTGGCAGTTCGGTCGATCTGGTTAAAAATTTAGGTACCGGTTGTATTTTCCAGTCCGGAAACAGTGATGGATTGATCGATGCTATAGCTGATATGGAAATTAATTATCAAAAATACAAACATTCGACTGATAGAGTGTGCTTTGCAGAGCGGGACAGATTGCAGATTCTCACTTATCTAAAACTTCTTGAAGAATGA